In one Nicotiana tomentosiformis chromosome 6, ASM39032v3, whole genome shotgun sequence genomic region, the following are encoded:
- the LOC104109021 gene encoding ubiquitin-conjugating enzyme E2 variant 1C-like → MTLGSGGSSVVVPRNFRLLEELERGEKGIGDGSVSYGMDDADDVFMRSWTGTIIGPHNDIHQGRIYQLKLFCDKDYPDKPPSVRFHSRINMTCVNPENGVVEAKKFHMLENWQREYTMEDILTKLRKEMVAPHNRKLVQPREGTFF, encoded by the exons ATGACTCTTGGTTCAGGAGGATCTAGCGTAGTTG TCCCACGGAACTTTAGGTTGCTTGAGGAACTTGAACGTGGTGAAAAAGGTATTGGAGATGGTTCTGTTAGCTACGGGATGGATGATGCAGATGATGTTTTTATGCGTTCTTGGACTGGAACAATAATTGGTCCTCATAAT GACATACATCAGGGACGTATTTATCAGTTGAAGTTGTTCTGTGACAAAGACTATCCAGACAAACCTCCAAGTGTTCGTTTCCATTCACGTATCAACATGACGTGTGTGAACCCCGAGAATGGAGTG GTTGAAGCAAAGAAGTTCCATATGCTGGAAAATTGGCAGAGAGAATACACCATGGAAGATATACTGACTAAGTTGAGAAAAGAAATGGTTGCACCACACAACCGAAAGCTTGTTCAACCCCGAGAAGGTACCTTTTTCTGA